Proteins encoded in a region of the Streptomyces sp. NBC_00258 genome:
- a CDS encoding maleylpyruvate isomerase family mycothiol-dependent enzyme, translating to MPPAKKRTRSYDPAKTRAAVLAQFGNVREAVRGLTPEQLAGPTRLGDWTVRELAAHVTMAAETVSRSLERAEPAKAELTLLDWPFATGARADDIAEGTRELTRANPDLDALYAHTEQRLAEHLAAAPGARLLAARTGSMTLADYLVTRTVELVVHTDDLNAAVPGLDVSYDRQALAACTRLLADALAAKAPGASTEVRVPPYAVVQCVEGPRHTRGTPPNVVETDPLTWIRLATGRLEWKAALDEAKVSASGERADLGGLLPLMR from the coding sequence ATGCCACCGGCCAAGAAGCGCACCCGTAGCTACGACCCGGCGAAGACCCGCGCGGCGGTGCTCGCCCAGTTCGGGAACGTACGGGAGGCGGTGCGCGGCCTGACCCCCGAGCAGCTGGCCGGGCCGACGCGGCTCGGGGACTGGACCGTACGGGAGCTGGCCGCGCACGTCACGATGGCCGCTGAGACCGTCAGCCGGAGTCTGGAGCGGGCCGAACCGGCGAAGGCTGAACTGACCCTGCTGGACTGGCCGTTCGCGACCGGCGCCAGGGCGGACGACATCGCCGAGGGCACCCGCGAGCTGACCCGGGCGAACCCGGACCTCGACGCGCTCTACGCCCACACGGAGCAGCGCCTCGCAGAGCACCTGGCGGCGGCCCCCGGCGCTCGCCTGCTCGCCGCCCGCACGGGTTCCATGACCCTCGCCGACTATCTCGTCACCCGCACGGTGGAGCTGGTCGTCCACACCGACGACCTCAACGCGGCCGTCCCGGGTCTCGACGTTTCGTACGACCGCCAGGCCCTCGCCGCCTGCACCCGTCTCCTCGCCGACGCGCTCGCCGCGAAGGCCCCCGGCGCCTCCACCGAGGTGCGCGTACCGCCGTACGCGGTCGTGCAGTGCGTGGAGGGCCCGCGCCACACCCGCGGCACCCCGCCGAACGTCGTCGAGACCGATCCGCTGACGTGGATCCGGCTCGCGACCGGGCGCCTGGAGTGGAAGGCGGCCCTCGACGAAGCGAAGGTCAGCGCCAGCGGCGAACGTGCCGACCTGGGCGGACTGCTTCCCCTCATGCGCTGA
- a CDS encoding META domain-containing protein yields the protein MHTQRLNLSALNPRVGLSALAVTGLLATAACGTESGSDDSGSGSVGTRQATGITGKQWNVESVTVDGKTQDAPAGAHIEFGKDGKVGGNYGCNHFGASADIEGDTIRIGDDTFKTEMACTAGGTMGFESRLGGMISGSTLKAEVNDDRLTLTTENGYTVKLTAEKPAELYGTKWNVTTMTKGAVKGESGVALASEAEGKVHLTFDKDGTVGGQLGCNKVTAKATVGDGTITLGAPGTTRKMCSASLMDTEKTLLKLFGGTVKYQLKGSTLTLTSENGQGVEAVAAK from the coding sequence ATGCACACGCAGCGTCTCAACCTCAGCGCCCTCAACCCGCGGGTCGGCCTCAGCGCCCTGGCCGTCACCGGACTCCTCGCCACCGCCGCCTGCGGAACGGAAAGCGGCAGCGACGATTCCGGTTCCGGTTCCGTCGGTACCCGCCAGGCCACCGGGATCACCGGAAAGCAGTGGAACGTCGAGAGTGTGACGGTCGACGGCAAGACGCAGGACGCCCCGGCCGGCGCCCACATCGAGTTCGGCAAGGACGGCAAGGTGGGCGGCAACTACGGCTGCAACCACTTCGGGGCCTCCGCCGACATCGAGGGCGACACGATCAGGATCGGCGACGACACCTTCAAGACCGAGATGGCCTGCACCGCCGGCGGGACGATGGGCTTCGAGTCCCGGCTCGGCGGCATGATCTCCGGCAGCACGCTCAAGGCCGAGGTCAACGACGACAGGCTGACGCTCACCACGGAGAACGGGTACACCGTGAAACTCACCGCCGAGAAGCCCGCCGAGCTCTACGGCACCAAGTGGAACGTCACCACGATGACGAAGGGTGCCGTGAAGGGCGAATCGGGCGTGGCCCTGGCCTCCGAGGCCGAGGGCAAGGTCCACCTCACCTTCGACAAGGACGGCACGGTCGGCGGTCAGCTCGGCTGCAACAAGGTGACCGCGAAGGCGACGGTCGGCGACGGCACTATCACTCTGGGCGCGCCGGGCACCACCCGGAAGATGTGCTCCGCCTCACTCATGGACACCGAGAAGACGCTCCTGAAGCTCTTCGGCGGCACCGTGAAATACCAGCTGAAGGGCAGCACGCTCACGCTGACCAGCGAAAACGGCCAGGGCGTCGAAGCGGTCGCCGCCAAGTGA